GAAGGCGCGTGGACAGGCCGACGGGCCGGCCGTAGTCTCCGGAAAGTCCAACGGCTCGACGCGGAAGGAAAGGCCGGTCGGTGATGCTCAAGGCGCTTGTCGTAGCCGGGGTGACGGATGCCGGTACGCGCCCGCACGGCAACTTCTTCCACATCGTGATGCTGCAGTTCCACGTCATCGTGGCCGGCCTGTGGGCGATCCTGGCGATCCTCACCGCGATGGTGGCGATCCCCGCCCTGCGCCGGGTCCCCTCCGTGATCGGCCTGCACGTTCTTCAGGTGAAGCGGGAACTGTTGCTCAACAGCCTGTGCGGCAGCTACCTCCTCACCCTCGCCACCGGCGTCTGGCTGCTCTACAAGCAGGCCGCCTTCGACCCGCCGTTCTCCGGCTCCGACTGGAGCCAGCTCAAGCACTCCCCCTACGGCCTGCCGTACTACTACGCCCTCTACACGAAGATCGGCCTGTTCCTGCTGATGGGCGTGGCCACCTGGGTGCTGGCCATGGAGGCGGCCCGCGCGGCCAAGGAATCCGAGGCGGCCGGCGGCCCCACCGAGATGGACCTCGACTCCGACGACGAGACGTGGTTGGAAGAAGAGGTCGTGCCCGAGGGCGTGGACGACGACCTGGGCGTCTTCGGGGCGGAGGACGGCGGCACGCTGACCACCACCCGTACCGAGGCCCGACGCCGGTTGGCCACGCACACGCCGCTGGCCACCCTGTGGGCCGCGATCATCTTCATCGTCGTCGGCCTGGGCGGCATCGGGTTCTGCGTCACGCTGATCAAGTACTTCCACGAGCTCGCCCGCTCCGCCGTGGTCTACCAGCAGCTGCGTTACGGCACCGGCTGAACGGCCGATCCGCGCGCAAGCGGACCTTATGTGTCGCCCTCGCGAGCTAACGTGATGACTGTTCGCGATCACGCTGCCGGGGGCACCCATGAGTATGGAAGTCGCCGCATGGAGCTCCATGTGGCACACGATGAACGCCTCGCAGGAGCGGCGGCCGTACTCCGCCGCCACCGCGCGCCGCATCGCGGGGTTCGCCCGGCCACGACGTAAGCAGCTCGTCGCATTCATGGCGTTATCGGTGTGCTCGGCTTGCCTGACGGTGGCCGCCCCGCTGCTGGCCGGGCACGTGATCAACGCGATCGTCGCGCACCGGGCCACGCACGTGGTGGTGACGCTGTCGCTGGTGATCGCCGCGCTCGCGGTGCTGGACGCCACGTTCAGCCTGTGTATCCGGGTGCTCTCCTCGCGCATCGGCGAGGGCCTGATCCTCGACCTGCGCACCGCCGTGTTCGATCACGTGCAGCGCATGCCGGTGGCCTTCTTCACCCGCACCCGCACCGGCGCGCTGGTCTCCCGGCTGAACAACGACGTGATCGGCGCGCAACGCGCGTTCAGCACCACGCTGTCCGGGCTGGTGTCCAACACGGTCACGCTGCTGCTGGCCGGCGCAGTGATGTTCACCCTGTCCTGGCAGGTCACCCTGATCGCGTTGGTGATGGTGCCCCTGTTCATGGTGCCCAGCCGTCGGGTGGGTCGGCGGCTGGCCGCGCTGCAGCGTGAGGCGGCCGGTCACAACGCCGCGATGACCACGCAGATGGCCGAACGGTTCTCCGCACCCGGCGCGACACTGGTCAAGCTCATGGGGCAACCCGAGCTGGAGTCCGCGGAGTTCCGCGCCCGCGCCGACCGGGTGCGCGCCATCGGGGTGCGCACCGCGTTGTCCCAGTCCATGTTCGTCGTCTCATTGACGTTGGTGTCCGCGCTGGCGTTGGCGCTGGTCTACGGCATGGGCGGCACCCTGGCCCTGCACGGGCACCTCAAGGCCGGCACCGTCGTTAGCCTCAGCCTGCTGCTCACCCGCCTCTACGCCCCGCTCACCGCCCTGGCCAGCGCCCGGCTGGACGTGATGACCGCGTTGGTCAGCTTCGAGCGGGTCTTCGAAGTGCTCGACCTGACGCCGCTGATCGCCGAGGTCGAGGAGCCCACCCCACTGCCCGCGGGGCCGCTCGGCGTCAGCTTCGAGGGTGTGCACTTCGCCTACCCCTCAGCGGACAAGGTGTCGCTGGCGTCGCTGGAGGAGGTCGCGCAACTGGACACCCGCGGCGGGATCGAGGTGCTGCACGACATCTGCTTCGAGGTCGAGCCGGGCCGGATGGTGGCCCTGGTCGGGTCCTCCGGCGCGGGCAAATCGACGATCGCCTCGCTGATCCCCCGCCTCTACGACGTGGACACCGGTGCCATCCGGGTCGGCGGGGTGGACGTGCGGGAGCTGTCCTTCGCCGAGATGCGCGGCGCCCTGGGCATGGTGACCCAGGATGGGCACCTGTTCCACGAGTCGATCCGGTCCAACCTGCTGCTGGTACGTCCGCAGGCCACCGAGGCGGAGTTGCTCGACGCACTGCGCCGGGCCAGGCTGGCCGAGTTGGTCGCCAAGCTCCCCGACGGGTTGGACACCGTGGTCGGCGAGCGCGGCTACCGCCTGTCCGGCGGCGAACGGCAGCGGTTGACCATCGCCCGGCTGCTGCTGGCCCGCCCCCGGGTGGTCATCCTCGACGAGGCCACCGCGCACCTGGACTCCACCTCGGAGGCCGCGGTACAGGAGGCGCTGGGTGAGGCGCTGGCCGGGCGCACCGCGATCGTCATCGCGCACCGGTTGTCCACCGTGCGCGCGGCCGACGAGATCCTGGTGGTGGAGGACGGGCGGATTATCGAGCGCGGCCCGCACCGGGCGCTGTTGGCGGCCGGCGGTCGCTACGCCGAGCTGTACCACACCCAGTTCAGCGAGCAGACAACGCAAACGGCGGTGGACCCGGCCGGGCCCACCGCCGCCTGAGCAGCCGTCAGACTTACGCCGCGGAGGTCGCGATGTAGATCGTCGCGGTCTCCGGGTCCGCCGGCAGCACGGGCAGCGTGACCACCCGCGCGGCCGCCACCGGGCGGACCAGCCGCACCGCGAACCCGCCCACCGTGCGCACACCGTGCGCCGCGGCGGCCACCACGTTGTAGACGAAGTACACGGCGAGCACCGCGATCAGCACCGGGCCGGCGATCATGACGAACGTGCCGACGTCGTGTCGGTTTCCGTTGTCGGTCGCAAAGTTCAGGTAGGACCTGGTCAGCTCCGCGACCATGCCACTCATTGTTCGTCCCGCCTCGTGCTCGTGCCTTCTGCCGACGGTCGTCGGTACAGGTGAGGCTGAGACGGAGCCGTTATAACTGCGGTTCCGGACGAGGGATCACAAGCCGCATTTCGGGCGGAAAATCAACCGTTCGTTCAACGCCGCATCCTCCGATCGGAGGGGCTACTCCCACTCGATGGTGCCGGGTGGCTTGCTGGTCACGTCCAGCACCACCCGGTTGATCTCGCGCACCTCGTTGGTGATCCGGGTGGAGATGCGGGCCAGCGTCTCGTAGGGCACCCGCGACCAGTCCGCGGTCATCGCGTCCTCGGAGCTGACCGGGCGCAGCACCACCGGGTGACCGTAGGTCCGCCCGTCCCCCTGCACGCCGACCGAGCGCACGTCGGCCAACAGCACCACCGGGCACTGCCAGATGTCGCGGTCCAACCCGGCCGCGGATAATTCCTCGCGGGCGATCGCGTCGGCCTCGCGCAGGATGTCCAACCGCTCGCCGGTGACCTCACCGATGATCCGGATGCCCAAACCGGGGCCGGGGAACGGCTGCCGCCAGACGATCGCCTCGGGCAACCCCAGTTCGATACCGACCCGGCGCACCTCGTCCTTGAACAACGCGCGCAGCGGCTCGACCAGACCGAAGGCCAGATCCTCGGGCAGTCCGCCGACGTTGTGATGGCTCTTGATGTTCGCGGTGCCGGTGCCGCCGCCGGACTCCACCACGTCCGGGTAGAGCGTGCCCTGCACCAGGAAGTCCACCCCGCCGCCGTGCGCCGCGATGACATCGCGGGCGGCCGACTCGAACACCCGGATGAACTCCCGGCCGATGATCTTGCGTTTGTCCTCCGGATCGGTGACCCCGGCCAGCGCGTCCAGGAACCGCTTCTGGGCGTCCACCACCACCAGGTCCACGCCGGTGGCCGCGACGAAGTCGCGCTCCACTTGCTCGGCCTCGCCCTTGCGCAGTAAGCCGTGGTCGACGAACACGCAGGTGAGTCGGTCGCCGATGGCCCGCTGCACCAGCGCCGCGGCCACCGCGGAGTCCACGCCCCCGGACAGTCCGCAGATCGCCCGGCCGGTGTCGCCGATGGTGGCGCGCACCGCGTCGACGGCGTCGGAGACGATGTTCACCATCGTCCAGGTCGGCGCGATGCCCGCGACGTCGTGCAGGAACCGCTCCAGCAGCGCCTGCCCGTGCGGGGTGTGCACCACCTCCGGGTGGTACTGCACCCCGGCCAAGCGCCGCTCGCAATCCTCGAACGCCGCCACCGGTGCACCCTCGGAGAACGCCAGCACATCGAAGCCGGGCGGCGCCTCGTGCACCGCGTCCCCGTGGCTCATCCACACGGTCTGCGCATTCGGCTGCCCGGCCAGCAGGACCCCGTGGTCGCTGACCACCAACGGCGTCGCACCGAACTCGGACAGGCCGGTGCGGGCCACGTCGCCGCCGAGCGCGGCGGCCATTGCCTGGAAGCCGTAGCAAATACCGAACACCGGCACACCGGCGGCGAACAGCGCCGGGTCCACCGCGGGCGCGCCGTCGGCGTACACCGACGACGGGCCGCCGGACAGCACGATCGCGGCCGGGTCGCGGGCCAACATCTCAGCCACCGATGCGGTGTGCGGCACGATCTCGGAGTACACCCGCGCCTCACGTACCCGCCGGGCGATCAGCTGCGCGTACTGCGCGCCGAAGTCGACCACCAGCACCGGCCGCGTGGGTACGTGCCCCGCGTTCGAACCCGCCCCAGCAGTCATTTCCGACCCCGTCGTATCACCCGTTTGGATGCTCTCGATCCTTCCACAGCGCCGCCCCGGCCCCGACACGCATCTTCGGGCCGCCCAGCACCCCATCGGGTGCACCCAATCGGTTGCTCAGCGACCCGAAGTTGGCGTGTCCCCCGCATGTCCCGCGGCGTGTCGGCTTGACCGGACGATGTTTTCGATTGACGGAATGGCACACCGTCGCGGACGCTGTTGGCAGCACAATTCGCGGGCACGGCGCCACGGCGCTGCCCGCGACCGGTGGAGCGAGCAGCACGGGCACATCGCCCGCGCGCCCTCCGCCGCCAGTGGTGCTGGGCCCGACCAAACCCGGGCCCAGCACCCACGACCTCAGCGGATCGGCACGATGTCCGGTGCCCCCATGCGCGCGGCGTCCGCGGTGCGATCGTCCGGCTGGTCCTGGGACTCCCGTTCGGCGGCCACCCGGGCCCGGTAGTGCTCGATCTCATTCGCGGTCTGCTCCGTGGTCCAGCCCAGCACGCCGGACATCAAATGCGCACACTCCCCGGCCGCGCCCACGCCCCGGTCGAAGGTCTCCACCGAGATCCGGGTGCGTCGGGTCATCACGTCGTCCAGGTGCCGGGCGCCCTCCCAGGCCGCGGCGTGCACGACCTCCGCGCGCAGGTAGTCCTCGGCCCCGGTGATCGGCTCCCGCAACGTCGGGTCGGCCTCGGCCAGGTCCAGCACCGGGCCCAGTTCCCCGCCATGTCGACGCAGCAGGTGCTCGATACGCGCCACGTGCAGGCCGGTCGCGGTCGCGGTGCGCTCCCGGGAGTTCCACGCGGCCTGGTACCCGGCGCCACCGACCAGCGGGATGCGGTCGGTGCAGGAGGGGGGGACCCGCTCGTTCATCGCGTGCACCGCGGCGTTCACCGCATCGCGGGCCATCACCCGGTAGGTCGTGTACTTGCCGCCGGCCACCACCACCAGGCCGGGCACCGGGTGCGCCACCACGTGCTCGCGAGAGAGCCGGGAGGTGTTCTCCGACTCCCCCGCCAGCAACGGCCGCAGCCCGGCGTACACGCCCTGCACGTCGGCCCGCTGCAACGGCGTGGCCAGCCATCTGTTGGCCTGGCTGAGCAGGTAGTCGATGTCCACCCGGCTGGCCGCCGGATGCGCCTTGTCCAGGTCCCACTGGGTGTCGGTAGTGCCCACGATCCAGTGCCGCTTCCACGGGATCACGAACAGCACGCTGTCCTCCGTGCGCGCGATCAACCCCATCGAGGCGTGAATGCGGTCCCGCGGCACCACCAGGTGCACGCCCTTGGATGCCCGCACGTGAAACTGTCCCCGCTCGCCGACCAGGGCCTGGGTGTCGTCGGTCCACACCCCGGTGGCATTGACAACCTGACGCGCCCTCACTTTCCATTCCGCGCCGGACTCGGTGTCGCGCACCTTGGCGCCCACCACGCGTTCACCCTCGCGCAGGAAGCCGATCACCTTCACCCGCGACGCACAGTGCGCGCCGTAGGCGGCGGCGGTGCGCACCAGGTTCACCACGAACCGGGCGTCGTCCACCTGGGCATCCCAGTACTGCACCGCGCCCACGTAGGCGTCGTTACGCAGAGCGGGCATTAGCCGACGGGCCTGACGCTTCGTCAGGTGACGATGCCGCGGTACCCCGGTCTCGCCCGGTGCGAGCGCGGCCAGGGTGTCGTAGAGCGCAATGCCCGCCCCCACGTAGGCGCGCTCCCAGCCGTGATGGGTCAACGGGTAGAGGAACGGCACCGGGCGTACCAGGTGCGGCGCCAGTTCGGTGAGCAGCAGGCTGCGCTCGCCCAGCGCCTCCCGGACCAGACCGAAGTCGAGCATCTCCAGGTAGCGCAACCCGCCGTGGATCAGCTTGCTGGACCGACTCGAGGTGCCCCCACCCCAGTCCCGCACGTCGACCAGCCCGACGTCCAGGCCGCGGGTGACCGCGTCCAGCGCGGTGCCCGCACCGACCACGCCCCCGCCGACCACCAGCAGGTCGAGCTCGCGGCCGGCCAACGCGGCGCACGCCGCCTCGCGCTCGGCCGGCCCCAGCCGTCCCGTCCCCATGACGCCACCCTAGAACCCGGGCGTCCGCTCAGCCGGGACCAATAGCTCACGGTTCAGCGGACGCGCCGCGGGTGGGGTTGTCAGGAGGTGACGACAACCTCGACGCGCTGGAACTCCTTGAGGTCGGAGTAGCCGCAGGTGGCCATTGCCCGACGCAGCGCGCCCACCAGGTTCATCGACCCGTCCGGCTGGCGGGACGGCCCGTGCAGGATCTCGGCGAACGTACCGATGGTGCCGACCTGCATGCGGGTGCCCCGCGGCAACACCGCGTGATGCGCCTCGGTGCCCCAGTGCCAGCCGCCGCCCGGCGCCTCGGCCCCGCGGGCCAACGGCGAGCCGATCATCACCGCGTCCGCGCCGCAGGCGATCGCCTTGGTGATCTCCCCCGACGTGGTCATGCCACCGTCGGCGATGACGTGCACATATCGCCCGCCGGATTCGTCCAGGTAGTCCCGCCGGGCCGCGGCCACGTCCGCGATGGCCGAGGCCATCGGCACCTTGATGCCCAACACCTCGGCGGTGGTGTGCGCGGAGCCGCCACCGAAACCGACCAGCACACCGGCCGCGCCGGTGCGCATCAGGTGCAGCGCGGCCTGGTAGGTCGCGCACCCGCCGACGATCACCGGCACGTCCAGCTCATGGATGAATTGCTTGAGGTTGAGCGGCTCGGCGCGGCCGGACACGTGCTCGGCGGACACCGTGGTGCCGCGGATCACGAACAGGTCGACGCCGGCATCCACCACCACATGTGCCAACTGGGCGGTGCGCTGCGGGGACAGGGCCGCGGCGGTAGTGATGCCCGCATCCCGCATGGCCTTGATCCGCGCGCCGATCAACTCCTCCTTGATCGGCTCGGCGTAGATCTGCTGCAGCCGCGCGGTGGCCTCGGAGTCGGGCAACTCACCGATCTCGTCGAACAGCGAGATCGGGTCGTCGTAGCGGGTCCACAACCCCTCCAGGTCGAGCACCGCCAGCCCGCCCAATCGACCGATCTCGATCGCCGAGTCCGGCGAGACCACGCTGTCCATCGGCGCGATCATGATCGGCAGCTCGAAGTGGTAGGCGTCGATCTGCCAGGCAGTGGAGATCTCCTCGGGGTCGCGGGTACGCCGCGACGGGACGATCGCCACCTGGTCGAACCCGTAGGCCGCCCGGCCGCGCTTGCCGCGGCCGATCTCGATCTCGGACAAGGCCAACGTCCCTGCCTATCTGCTGTGGTAGTTGGGCGACTCGACGGTCATCTGGACGTCGTGCGGGTGCGATTCCTTCAGGCCGGCCGCCGTGGTGCGCACGAACGTGCCCTTGGCGTGCAGTTGGACCACGTCGCGTGCGCCGATGTAGCCCATCGACGAGCGCAGCCCGCCGACCAACTGCTGCAGCACCGCCTCCAGCGGACCGCGGTAGGGCACCTGACCCTCCACGCCCTCCGGCACCAGCTTCTCATCCGAGGTGACGTCGTCCTGGAAGTAGCGGTCCTTGGAGTAGGACCGGCCCAGGCCGCGGGACTGCATGGCGCCCAACGACCCCATGCCCCGGTAGGACTTGTACTGCTTGCCGTTGATGAACAGCAGCTCACCAGGGCTCTCCTCGACGCCGGCCAGCAGGCTGCCCAGCATCACCGTGTCCGCCCCGGCAACCAGCGCCTTGGCAATGTCACCGGAGTACTGCAGGCCGCCGTCGCCGATCACCGGGACACCGGCCGGACCGGCCGCGAGCGAAGCCTCGTAAATCGCGGTCACCTGCGGCACCCCGATCCCGGCCACGACCCGGGTGGTACAGATCGAGCCGGGGCCGATGCCGACCTTGATGCCGTCCACGCCCGCGTCGATCAGCGCCTGCGCCCCCTCGCGGGTGGCCACGTTGCCGCCGATGACGTCGATGTCGCGGCCGGAGAGCTCACGCACGATGCGGGCGATGATCTCCAGCACCGCGCGGGAGTGCCCGTGCGCGGAGTCCACCACGAGGAAGTCCACGCCGGTCTCGACCAGCGTCATGGCTCGCTTGAACGACTCCTCGCCCACACCCACGGCGGCACCGACCACCAGGCGGCCGCCGGAGTCCTTGGTGGCATTCGGGTACTTCTCCGACTTCGCGAAGTCCTTGACCGTGATCAGGCCCTTGAGCCGACCCGCGGCGTCGACCAGTGGCAGTTTCTCGATCTTGTG
This DNA window, taken from Sporichthyaceae bacterium, encodes the following:
- a CDS encoding ABC transporter ATP-binding protein codes for the protein MSMEVAAWSSMWHTMNASQERRPYSAATARRIAGFARPRRKQLVAFMALSVCSACLTVAAPLLAGHVINAIVAHRATHVVVTLSLVIAALAVLDATFSLCIRVLSSRIGEGLILDLRTAVFDHVQRMPVAFFTRTRTGALVSRLNNDVIGAQRAFSTTLSGLVSNTVTLLLAGAVMFTLSWQVTLIALVMVPLFMVPSRRVGRRLAALQREAAGHNAAMTTQMAERFSAPGATLVKLMGQPELESAEFRARADRVRAIGVRTALSQSMFVVSLTLVSALALALVYGMGGTLALHGHLKAGTVVSLSLLLTRLYAPLTALASARLDVMTALVSFERVFEVLDLTPLIAEVEEPTPLPAGPLGVSFEGVHFAYPSADKVSLASLEEVAQLDTRGGIEVLHDICFEVEPGRMVALVGSSGAGKSTIASLIPRLYDVDTGAIRVGGVDVRELSFAEMRGALGMVTQDGHLFHESIRSNLLLVRPQATEAELLDALRRARLAELVAKLPDGLDTVVGERGYRLSGGERQRLTIARLLLARPRVVILDEATAHLDSTSEAAVQEALGEALAGRTAIVIAHRLSTVRAADEILVVEDGRIIERGPHRALLAAGGRYAELYHTQFSEQTTQTAVDPAGPTAA
- the guaA gene encoding glutamine-hydrolyzing GMP synthase, which gives rise to MTAGAGSNAGHVPTRPVLVVDFGAQYAQLIARRVREARVYSEIVPHTASVAEMLARDPAAIVLSGGPSSVYADGAPAVDPALFAAGVPVFGICYGFQAMAAALGGDVARTGLSEFGATPLVVSDHGVLLAGQPNAQTVWMSHGDAVHEAPPGFDVLAFSEGAPVAAFEDCERRLAGVQYHPEVVHTPHGQALLERFLHDVAGIAPTWTMVNIVSDAVDAVRATIGDTGRAICGLSGGVDSAVAAALVQRAIGDRLTCVFVDHGLLRKGEAEQVERDFVAATGVDLVVVDAQKRFLDALAGVTDPEDKRKIIGREFIRVFESAARDVIAAHGGGVDFLVQGTLYPDVVESGGGTGTANIKSHHNVGGLPEDLAFGLVEPLRALFKDEVRRVGIELGLPEAIVWRQPFPGPGLGIRIIGEVTGERLDILREADAIAREELSAAGLDRDIWQCPVVLLADVRSVGVQGDGRTYGHPVVLRPVSSEDAMTADWSRVPYETLARISTRITNEVREINRVVLDVTSKPPGTIEWE
- a CDS encoding glycerol-3-phosphate dehydrogenase/oxidase; translated protein: MGTGRLGPAEREAACAALAGRELDLLVVGGGVVGAGTALDAVTRGLDVGLVDVRDWGGGTSSRSSKLIHGGLRYLEMLDFGLVREALGERSLLLTELAPHLVRPVPFLYPLTHHGWERAYVGAGIALYDTLAALAPGETGVPRHRHLTKRQARRLMPALRNDAYVGAVQYWDAQVDDARFVVNLVRTAAAYGAHCASRVKVIGFLREGERVVGAKVRDTESGAEWKVRARQVVNATGVWTDDTQALVGERGQFHVRASKGVHLVVPRDRIHASMGLIARTEDSVLFVIPWKRHWIVGTTDTQWDLDKAHPAASRVDIDYLLSQANRWLATPLQRADVQGVYAGLRPLLAGESENTSRLSREHVVAHPVPGLVVVAGGKYTTYRVMARDAVNAAVHAMNERVPPSCTDRIPLVGGAGYQAAWNSRERTATATGLHVARIEHLLRRHGGELGPVLDLAEADPTLREPITGAEDYLRAEVVHAAAWEGARHLDDVMTRRTRISVETFDRGVGAAGECAHLMSGVLGWTTEQTANEIEHYRARVAAERESQDQPDDRTADAARMGAPDIVPIR
- a CDS encoding GuaB3 family IMP dehydrogenase-related protein, which encodes MSEIEIGRGKRGRAAYGFDQVAIVPSRRTRDPEEISTAWQIDAYHFELPIMIAPMDSVVSPDSAIEIGRLGGLAVLDLEGLWTRYDDPISLFDEIGELPDSEATARLQQIYAEPIKEELIGARIKAMRDAGITTAAALSPQRTAQLAHVVVDAGVDLFVIRGTTVSAEHVSGRAEPLNLKQFIHELDVPVIVGGCATYQAALHLMRTGAAGVLVGFGGGSAHTTAEVLGIKVPMASAIADVAAARRDYLDESGGRYVHVIADGGMTTSGEITKAIACGADAVMIGSPLARGAEAPGGGWHWGTEAHHAVLPRGTRMQVGTIGTFAEILHGPSRQPDGSMNLVGALRRAMATCGYSDLKEFQRVEVVVTS
- the guaB gene encoding IMP dehydrogenase translates to MSSAEYPAKFAQLGLTFDDVLLLPGASDVVPNDVDTTSRLSRNISLRVPLISSAMDTVTEARMAIAMARQGGVGVLHRNLSITDQAEQVDVVKRSEAGMVAQPVTIGPDATIGDVDALCGRYRISGVPVVDPSGVLLGIVTNRDMRFEQDSSRLVRDVMTRAPLITAPVGTSHGAAFVLLRDHKIEKLPLVDAAGRLKGLITVKDFAKSEKYPNATKDSGGRLVVGAAVGVGEESFKRAMTLVETGVDFLVVDSAHGHSRAVLEIIARIVRELSGRDIDVIGGNVATREGAQALIDAGVDGIKVGIGPGSICTTRVVAGIGVPQVTAIYEASLAAGPAGVPVIGDGGLQYSGDIAKALVAGADTVMLGSLLAGVEESPGELLFINGKQYKSYRGMGSLGAMQSRGLGRSYSKDRYFQDDVTSDEKLVPEGVEGQVPYRGPLEAVLQQLVGGLRSSMGYIGARDVVQLHAKGTFVRTTAAGLKESHPHDVQMTVESPNYHSR